Proteins from one Candidatus Desulfovibrio trichonymphae genomic window:
- the glmM gene encoding phosphoglucosamine mutase, whose protein sequence is MAERFFGTDGLRGTVNAAPMTVDVALRLGIAAGMRFRRWTAPHKVVIGKDTRLSGYMFESALTSGLCAAGMHVIMTGPLPTPAISFLTRSMRADLGVVISASHNPFYDNGIKFFDADGYKLSDQIENEIAEMVLNTDMAWSWPDARYAGRATKIEDAGGRYIVYIKSSFPAHLTLSGMRVVVDCANGASYKVAPLALEELGAEVFRLGTEPNGVNINDHCGSLVPDVVAAKVREVRADVGLALDGDADRLIVVDEHGAVIDGDQLMAICAQSMMARGELPGNLLVSTVMSNMALEIFMDEHGGKLLRTTVGDRYVVEAMRREDAMLGGEQSGHLIFRRYSTTGDGLLAALQILRIMREKEKPLSELAGLLTLLPQELVNVRVEKRLPFEERPAIGKAVAQVDKALAGRGRVLLRYSGTEALCRIMVEGEDEDKVKEYAAQLAKVVVRELC, encoded by the coding sequence GTGGCTGAACGCTTTTTCGGCACAGACGGCCTGCGCGGTACGGTCAACGCCGCCCCCATGACCGTGGACGTGGCTTTGCGTCTTGGCATTGCCGCCGGGATGCGTTTCAGGCGCTGGACGGCGCCCCATAAGGTGGTGATAGGCAAAGACACGCGGCTTTCCGGCTATATGTTTGAATCCGCGCTCACATCCGGCCTGTGCGCGGCCGGCATGCACGTCATCATGACGGGACCTTTGCCGACGCCGGCCATTTCCTTTCTCACGCGCAGCATGCGGGCCGACCTCGGCGTGGTGATTTCCGCCTCCCACAACCCTTTCTACGACAACGGCATCAAATTTTTTGACGCGGACGGCTACAAGCTCTCGGATCAGATCGAAAATGAAATCGCCGAGATGGTGCTCAATACGGACATGGCCTGGTCCTGGCCGGACGCACGCTATGCCGGGCGGGCCACAAAAATTGAAGACGCCGGCGGCCGGTATATTGTCTACATCAAGAGTTCCTTCCCGGCCCACCTTACCCTCTCCGGCATGCGCGTCGTGGTGGATTGCGCCAACGGCGCGAGCTACAAGGTTGCCCCGCTTGCCCTAGAAGAGCTTGGAGCTGAAGTTTTCCGTCTGGGAACAGAGCCAAACGGCGTCAACATCAATGATCACTGCGGGTCGCTTGTTCCGGATGTGGTGGCTGCCAAAGTGCGTGAAGTGCGCGCTGATGTAGGGCTGGCGCTCGACGGAGATGCTGATCGCCTGATTGTCGTGGATGAACACGGCGCAGTTATTGACGGTGATCAGCTTATGGCAATCTGCGCGCAGTCCATGATGGCACGCGGCGAGTTGCCGGGCAATCTGCTGGTGTCCACGGTTATGAGCAATATGGCATTGGAAATTTTTATGGACGAGCACGGCGGAAAGCTTTTGCGCACTACAGTGGGCGACCGTTATGTGGTTGAGGCCATGCGCCGTGAAGACGCGATGCTTGGCGGCGAACAGTCCGGCCATTTGATTTTTCGCCGTTACAGCACTACGGGCGACGGCTTGCTGGCTGCCCTGCAGATTTTGCGCATTATGCGTGAAAAAGAAAAACCTCTTTCTGAACTCGCCGGTTTGTTGACGCTCCTCCCGCAGGAACTGGTGAATGTGCGGGTGGAAAAACGTCTGCCCTTTGAAGAGCGCCCCGCCATAGGCAAGGCCGTGGCGCAGGTGGACAAGGCGCTCGCCGGTCGTGGCAGGGTGCTTTTGCGTTATTCCGGAACTGAGGCACTTTGCCGCATCATGGTGGAGGGAGAAGACGAAGACAAGGTCAAGGAGTACGCCGCGCAACTGGCCAAAGTGGTTGTTCGGGAGCTGTGCTAG
- a CDS encoding MerR family transcriptional regulator: MSNKVFTLDELCTLTDCSKRTARYYIQLGLLSRPIGDGRAAHYTGTHLGQLLQIKKLSEAGVSLERIREVLAGEKSPVSPRKRHPGSVEVRSHLYVAPGIEIQISPEEAGMTPEQVRTFVREAMETASRVSSGVTYTKKAGNEYEM; encoded by the coding sequence ATGAGCAATAAAGTTTTCACATTAGACGAACTGTGTACCCTCACCGATTGCAGCAAAAGAACGGCGAGGTACTATATCCAGTTGGGCTTACTTTCCCGTCCTATCGGTGACGGCAGGGCAGCTCATTACACCGGCACACATCTTGGGCAGCTTCTCCAAATCAAAAAGCTGTCTGAAGCGGGAGTATCGCTGGAACGCATACGTGAGGTATTGGCGGGAGAAAAATCTCCTGTTTCTCCCCGTAAGCGTCATCCCGGATCGGTTGAAGTGCGCAGCCATCTTTATGTCGCTCCCGGTATAGAGATACAAATTTCACCGGAAGAAGCGGGCATGACACCGGAACAAGTAAGGACTTTTGTCAGGGAAGCTATGGAGACAGCAAGTAGGGTATCGTCTGGGGTAACATACACAAAAAAGGCAGGGAATGAATATGAGATGTAA
- a CDS encoding VIT domain-containing protein — MQSVHMEGRLDGLMLSMTAQQRYCNETGKNLEMLYTFPLAWGATLMGMDVDIAGKRLQATVIEKKKAHQQYEVEQSTTGLYTAMPICSALNKAGFG; from the coding sequence CTGCAATCAGTTCACATGGAAGGCCGGCTTGACGGACTCATGTTGAGCATGACAGCACAACAGCGCTATTGCAATGAAACAGGAAAAAATTTGGAGATGCTCTACACCTTCCCGTTAGCATGGGGAGCAACGCTTATGGGCATGGATGTAGACATTGCCGGAAAACGTTTGCAGGCTACAGTGATTGAAAAAAAGAAAGCCCACCAACAGTATGAAGTGGAACAGTCCACTACTGGTCTGTATACAGCTATGCCCATTTGCTCCGCTTTGAACAAGGCCGGGTTCGGTTGA
- a CDS encoding VWA domain-containing protein yields MLNLDGLTGQSFAKIAPDSDEYMVLASFFPELPAKDAPLLLKILVDCSGSMSGNSIESAKYALGCAA; encoded by the coding sequence GTGCTGAACCTTGACGGCCTAACCGGACAGTCCTTTGCCAAAATTGCCCCCGATAGTGACGAATATATGGTGCTTGCCAGTTTTTTCCCTGAGTTGCCAGCGAAGGATGCACCTTTGTTGTTAAAAATACTGGTGGACTGTTCCGGTTCCATGAGCGGCAACAGCATCGAATCGGCAAAATATGCGCTTGGATGTGCGGCATGA
- a CDS encoding vWA domain-containing protein: MGNALLATFKDIAPPEGKEAVPSVLLITDGEVWDVDGVVRASLNSGQRIFAVGVGSSPAESLLRDLAEKTGGACELVAPNENIAEATIRIFHRMRGAKSIDLQVDWGQNPLWQSPVPLRYMTVKRCIFLQNFPKNPNMFPN, encoded by the coding sequence ATGGGAAATGCCCTGCTTGCCACATTCAAAGACATTGCTCCGCCGGAGGGCAAAGAGGCTGTACCCAGTGTGCTGCTTATTACCGATGGGGAAGTATGGGACGTGGACGGCGTTGTCCGGGCAAGCCTGAATTCTGGACAACGTATTTTTGCTGTTGGTGTTGGAAGCTCCCCGGCTGAAAGTCTTTTGCGCGATCTGGCTGAAAAAACGGGCGGAGCCTGTGAATTGGTTGCACCCAATGAAAATATTGCGGAAGCCACCATACGCATATTTCACAGAATGCGCGGTGCAAAGAGCATTGATTTGCAGGTAGATTGGGGACAAAACCCTCTCTGGCAGTCTCCCGTGCCCCTCCGGTATATGACGGTGAAACGCTGCATATTTCTGCAAAATTTTCCAAAAAATCCGAATATGTTCCCGAACTAA
- a CDS encoding MBL fold metallo-hydrolase: protein MPVAAFPLGPLETNSYILHNESQAVAVDVGGQPEGMIAWLAEHRLPLAAICLTHLHFDHLYGVAALAAATKQPVHAPAGDGALAETESARGGIWGFPLVDPFESLPLPDGRGSFGGMDCEILETPGHTPGGVSLYFPEQKLVFTGDTLFYRSIGRTDFPGGDHATLLRSIHEKLFTLPTETKVFPGHGPATTIGDERVNNPFCGDYAQ from the coding sequence ATGCCTGTCGCCGCCTTTCCCCTCGGACCGCTGGAGACAAACAGCTACATTCTCCACAATGAAAGTCAGGCCGTTGCCGTTGATGTCGGCGGCCAGCCTGAAGGAATGATCGCCTGGCTTGCCGAACACAGGTTGCCGCTGGCCGCAATATGTCTGACCCATCTGCATTTTGACCACCTTTACGGCGTGGCGGCGCTTGCCGCGGCAACCAAACAGCCCGTGCACGCGCCTGCGGGCGACGGCGCTCTTGCTGAGACAGAATCAGCCCGAGGCGGGATATGGGGTTTCCCCCTTGTAGACCCCTTTGAAAGCCTGCCGTTGCCGGACGGACGGGGATCCTTCGGCGGCATGGACTGCGAGATTCTTGAAACGCCAGGGCATACGCCGGGCGGGGTTTCCCTGTATTTTCCGGAACAAAAACTCGTTTTTACCGGCGACACGCTCTTTTACCGTTCCATAGGACGTACGGATTTCCCCGGCGGAGACCACGCAACCCTGCTGCGTTCCATTCACGAAAAGCTCTTCACGCTGCCGACAGAAACAAAAGTTTTTCCCGGTCACGGTCCCGCAACAACAATCGGCGATGAACGCGTCAATAATCCCTTCTGCGGCGACTACGCCCAATGA
- a CDS encoding flavodoxin family protein has translation MSAVTLLCSPRPGGVSDTAARIFAEGAAEAGVGMRPVALRDYSILPCTGCRKCAPPPHSCRIAAPTACRPDQTEEIFALLRSAPLVFIAAPVYFYALPSHFKAFIDRSQRFWAARGQSPQQRQNAVVAALTAGRKHGRRLFSGSLLTLGYFLRALGAELRQTRLLRGLEDPKDLLRRRRACACLRDLGRNWGQWAAGMRENT, from the coding sequence ATGAGCGCTGTAACACTTTTGTGCAGCCCAAGGCCTGGAGGCGTGAGCGACACTGCAGCTCGCATTTTTGCCGAAGGCGCGGCAGAGGCAGGCGTCGGCATGCGGCCTGTCGCCTTGCGCGACTACAGCATACTGCCATGCACCGGGTGCAGAAAGTGCGCGCCGCCGCCGCATTCGTGCCGGATTGCGGCACCAACCGCCTGCCGGCCGGACCAGACGGAAGAGATCTTTGCCCTGCTGCGGAGCGCGCCGCTTGTTTTCATTGCCGCGCCCGTCTATTTTTATGCCCTGCCGTCCCATTTCAAGGCCTTCATTGACAGAAGCCAGCGTTTTTGGGCCGCGCGGGGACAGAGTCCGCAGCAGCGGCAGAACGCCGTTGTCGCAGCGCTGACGGCAGGCAGAAAACACGGCAGACGACTGTTTAGCGGCTCCCTGCTTACGCTCGGATATTTTCTGCGCGCGCTTGGGGCTGAATTGCGACAAACGCGCTTGCTGCGCGGCCTTGAAGACCCCAAGGATCTTTTGCGGCGCAGGCGGGCCTGCGCCTGTCTGCGCGATCTTGGCCGCAACTGGGGGCAGTGGGCGGCCGGGATGCGCGAAAATACATAA
- a CDS encoding ComF family protein encodes MPAVLHPVHALQRPALPLQTDPVPCAFCRQNPPSWDSIAAYGLYQSTLRDALLRLKFDGALFLAPLLGACLLEASCCLPRPDALTAVPQHPVHLRRRGFNQAHELAKALHKFSGIPLQTELLRRRAPHIPQTGLSAAERRRNKRHAFHAPAAAKDMRVWLIDDVMTTGITLSAAAHALCAAGAQGIYVLIVARTPLHS; translated from the coding sequence GTGCCCGCAGTGCTCCATCCTGTTCACGCCCTACAAAGGCCCGCGTTGCCCTTACAAACAGACCCGGTGCCGTGCGCCTTCTGCCGGCAAAATCCGCCATCCTGGGATAGCATTGCCGCATACGGCCTCTATCAGAGCACACTACGCGACGCGCTGCTCAGACTCAAATTCGACGGCGCGCTGTTTTTAGCGCCCCTGCTCGGCGCCTGCCTGCTTGAAGCCTCCTGCTGTCTGCCGCGGCCGGACGCGCTGACGGCCGTGCCGCAGCATCCCGTGCATCTGCGCAGACGTGGATTCAATCAGGCCCACGAGCTGGCAAAGGCCCTGCACAAATTTTCCGGCATCCCCCTGCAAACGGAACTGCTGCGCCGCCGTGCGCCGCATATTCCGCAAACAGGCCTCTCCGCCGCTGAACGCCGACGCAACAAACGCCATGCATTTCACGCCCCAGCGGCAGCGAAGGATATGCGCGTCTGGCTTATTGACGACGTGATGACAACAGGCATTACCCTGTCGGCGGCAGCGCACGCCCTGTGCGCTGCCGGCGCGCAGGGAATATATGTTCTCATTGTGGCCAGAACGCCCCTGCACAGCTGA
- a CDS encoding DUF4198 domain-containing protein encodes MPVACFVMPHLSERHRVAALVLSGVICCLLSAAAAWAQVTLLVPSRTNVEAPAVTGEHAQKTAEKNAQPKAKSTQTSSAAESKTLQTTQRPDEIPLTQAPQSDDASSEANIAEEADVLITMIHPFNREAMVMDMPRLFAVLRYDNAMSVKDGVLQPERRDLLGDMEAIRYLDQKAWGANVAFDKPGLYQFIIEARPWWDATRERFLQHFVKTMLPVHGVERGWDSPVGQRFEIQPLTRPFGLASPALFAGRVLLNGAPLSNTTMRLARINTDKSTAPTPWHEELVAVTDAAGQFASVLNQPGWWCCMALTEGEPLRGPDGRPRALELGALLWFYVDGQVTEPHKR; translated from the coding sequence ATGCCAGTCGCCTGTTTTGTCATGCCGCATCTGTCCGAAAGACACCGTGTTGCGGCGCTCGTCCTTTCCGGGGTGATTTGCTGTCTTTTATCCGCCGCTGCAGCGTGGGCGCAGGTAACGTTGCTTGTGCCGAGCCGCACCAATGTGGAAGCCCCTGCAGTCACCGGCGAACACGCCCAAAAGACGGCGGAAAAAAACGCACAGCCCAAGGCAAAATCCACGCAAACTTCTTCCGCCGCAGAATCAAAAACACTACAGACAACGCAACGCCCCGACGAGATTCCTCTCACCCAGGCTCCGCAGTCCGACGATGCCTCCTCCGAAGCAAACATCGCCGAAGAAGCGGACGTGCTGATCACCATGATACACCCGTTCAACAGGGAGGCCATGGTTATGGACATGCCCCGGCTCTTCGCCGTGTTGCGCTATGACAACGCAATGTCTGTCAAAGACGGAGTCCTGCAGCCTGAACGACGCGATCTCCTCGGCGATATGGAGGCAATACGCTATCTGGACCAGAAGGCATGGGGGGCCAACGTGGCCTTTGACAAGCCGGGCCTCTATCAATTCATCATTGAGGCCCGCCCTTGGTGGGATGCAACGCGGGAGCGTTTTCTGCAGCATTTTGTCAAAACAATGCTGCCCGTGCACGGCGTGGAACGCGGATGGGACTCCCCTGTGGGACAACGTTTTGAAATACAGCCGCTGACCCGCCCCTTCGGCCTCGCCTCGCCTGCGCTCTTTGCCGGCCGCGTGCTCCTGAACGGCGCGCCCCTGTCCAATACAACCATGCGCCTTGCCCGCATCAACACGGACAAAAGCACCGCCCCCACCCCATGGCATGAAGAGCTGGTTGCCGTGACCGACGCCGCCGGCCAGTTTGCCTCAGTGCTCAACCAGCCGGGCTGGTGGTGCTGTATGGCCCTGACAGAGGGAGAGCCCCTGCGGGGTCCGGACGGCAGGCCGCGCGCCCTCGAACTCGGAGCGCTGTTATGGTTTTATGTGGACGGTCAGGTTACGGAACCCCACAAACGCTGA
- a CDS encoding Tim44 domain-containing protein, whose protein sequence is MKTHSILIFFFLFFATCALCLSETAEAARLGGGRSFGGKPFMSRPAPVPGMTRQTPSTQSAPSKGVPPTAMQRHGMGGLFGGLLAGTLIGSMLFGHGFAGGGFLDILIFGLLLYFCLKLFARARAKTADARQQKASAYAATSPSSMPQQNNVPTYGDAGWERLRDTGRDDAQADAGMPHGVPAGFNTEEFLRGAKMAYRRLQSAWDKRDLEDIAEFATPAVIAAVRGQMEEDPKPSTTELLLVNAYLLHIETDGNDERAEVFFDVLMRENQDQDAPSSTREVWHFVRTTENDAWKLDGIQQVA, encoded by the coding sequence ATGAAAACACACAGCATTCTGATTTTCTTTTTTCTGTTCTTCGCAACTTGCGCACTTTGCCTGTCGGAAACTGCTGAAGCGGCGCGTTTGGGCGGCGGCCGCTCCTTCGGCGGCAAACCCTTTATGAGCCGGCCGGCTCCCGTGCCCGGCATGACGCGTCAGACTCCTTCAACGCAGAGCGCGCCGTCAAAGGGGGTACCCCCCACAGCCATGCAGCGGCACGGCATGGGCGGCCTGTTCGGCGGACTCCTGGCGGGCACGCTCATAGGTTCCATGCTTTTCGGCCACGGCTTCGCAGGCGGCGGTTTTTTGGATATTCTAATTTTCGGTCTGCTGCTGTACTTCTGCCTCAAACTTTTTGCGCGCGCGCGCGCAAAAACGGCAGACGCGAGACAGCAGAAGGCGTCGGCATATGCCGCAACCTCCCCTTCTTCCATGCCGCAGCAAAACAACGTCCCAACATATGGCGACGCCGGCTGGGAACGGTTGCGCGACACAGGCCGGGACGACGCGCAGGCCGATGCAGGCATGCCTCACGGCGTGCCTGCAGGTTTTAATACGGAAGAATTTCTGCGCGGGGCAAAAATGGCCTATAGACGCCTGCAAAGCGCGTGGGACAAACGCGACCTTGAAGATATAGCCGAATTTGCCACACCGGCCGTGATCGCGGCCGTGCGCGGACAGATGGAAGAAGACCCGAAGCCGTCAACCACAGAGCTGCTTCTCGTCAACGCCTATTTGTTGCACATTGAAACCGACGGCAACGACGAACGCGCCGAAGTGTTTTTTGACGTGCTCATGCGCGAAAACCAAGATCAGGATGCCCCGTCGTCCACGCGTGAGGTCTGGCATTTTGTGCGGACGACAGAAAACGACGCATGGAAACTGGACGGCATACAGCAGGTTGCATGA
- a CDS encoding PaaI family thioesterase, whose amino-acid sequence MKNYVADHDKLVRHLNMSINEVRKDYAKISMPLTEHHRNGMGIAHGGAIFSLADVAFGAAANADTKTAVVSLSTNIEFLRPGKTGPLVAEAKMVRAGRHIVTYDVEIFDGSGAMIAKCMSSGFLTDVPLPK is encoded by the coding sequence ATGAAAAATTACGTTGCTGACCATGACAAACTTGTGCGCCATCTTAACATGAGTATTAACGAGGTGCGCAAGGATTACGCAAAGATCAGCATGCCCCTTACGGAACACCACAGAAACGGCATGGGCATAGCCCACGGCGGCGCTATTTTTTCACTGGCCGACGTTGCCTTCGGCGCGGCCGCGAATGCAGATACAAAAACAGCTGTCGTCAGCCTCAGCACAAATATTGAGTTTCTACGGCCGGGAAAGACCGGCCCGCTTGTGGCGGAAGCCAAGATGGTGCGCGCAGGCCGGCATATCGTAACCTATGACGTCGAAATTTTTGACGGTTCAGGCGCGATGATAGCAAAATGCATGTCGTCCGGCTTTCTGACTGATGTGCCGTTACCGAAATAG
- the yqeB gene encoding selenium-dependent molybdenum cofactor biosynthesis protein YqeB, with amino-acid sequence MSNKMDLNACRLVIKGGGEMASGIAVRLYRAGLREILLLEAPAPLAVRRTVSFCEAVYDGEQEVEGVLARREQNREEIAALWRQGIIAVAVDPDWKLLGQIRPHVCVDAILAKRNTGTALSDAPLTLGIGPGFTARVDAHAVIESNRGHNLGRVYTEGSAQADTCIPGDIGGYTVERVLRAPEDGITRAHRKIGELVRAGDAVLNVGTTPVTAQIDGVVRGLVRSGVSVTKRTKVGDIDPRGNAEFCCTVSEKARALGGAVLEAICTFITN; translated from the coding sequence ATGAGCAACAAAATGGATTTAAATGCCTGCCGCCTTGTTATCAAGGGCGGGGGCGAAATGGCAAGCGGCATAGCCGTGCGCCTGTACAGGGCAGGCTTGCGCGAAATCCTGTTGTTGGAAGCGCCGGCTCCTTTGGCAGTACGCCGCACGGTAAGTTTTTGCGAGGCCGTATACGATGGTGAGCAAGAGGTGGAAGGTGTCTTGGCCCGACGTGAGCAGAACCGCGAAGAGATTGCCGCCTTGTGGCGGCAGGGCATTATCGCCGTGGCTGTTGATCCCGACTGGAAGTTGCTTGGGCAGATACGGCCGCATGTATGTGTGGATGCGATTTTAGCCAAGCGCAACACGGGCACGGCTCTTTCCGATGCACCGCTCACACTGGGCATTGGGCCCGGCTTTACGGCGAGAGTGGACGCTCACGCCGTCATTGAGTCCAACCGGGGGCACAATCTGGGGCGCGTGTACACCGAAGGTTCGGCGCAGGCCGATACCTGTATCCCCGGCGATATTGGCGGCTATACCGTGGAGCGCGTACTGCGCGCGCCAGAAGATGGCATAACGCGTGCGCACAGGAAAATCGGTGAACTTGTGCGGGCCGGAGATGCAGTGCTCAACGTGGGCACAACGCCCGTTACAGCACAGATTGACGGCGTGGTGCGCGGACTTGTCCGTTCAGGGGTGTCGGTAACAAAGAGAACCAAGGTTGGAGACATAGACCCGAGGGGAAATGCAGAATTTTGCTGCACTGTGTCGGAGAAAGCGCGAGCGCTGGGCGGGGCGGTTTTGGAAGCAATCTGCACTTTTATAACGAATTGA
- a CDS encoding alginate export family protein gives MKKIATLLLAAGLVFGATTGASAVDFKVKGEWIMSFDYGQNGRITGGNGGTGWNNRGSAGASDEFEAVQRVRVRLDAVASESLSGTVHFEIGDSTWGSNRVGVNSSEGGALGSDGHPVELKNSYIDWTPPNTDLKIRMGIQSIKLPSFTTGSQVFNHDAAGITASYTFNDNVALTGFWARAYNDNLGDGNILGHHVCKRLPLTA, from the coding sequence ATGAAAAAAATTGCGACGCTACTGCTGGCAGCCGGACTTGTGTTTGGTGCAACAACAGGCGCAAGTGCCGTTGACTTCAAAGTCAAGGGCGAATGGATCATGAGTTTTGACTACGGGCAAAACGGCAGGATTACCGGCGGCAACGGCGGTACCGGCTGGAACAACAGGGGTAGTGCCGGCGCTTCCGATGAGTTCGAGGCCGTGCAGCGCGTACGTGTGCGCTTGGACGCCGTAGCATCGGAATCCCTGTCCGGTACCGTGCATTTTGAAATAGGCGACTCGACCTGGGGCAGCAACAGAGTGGGCGTGAACAGCAGCGAAGGCGGCGCACTTGGTTCTGACGGTCATCCCGTGGAATTGAAGAATTCCTACATCGACTGGACGCCCCCGAACACCGATTTGAAGATCCGCATGGGTATTCAGAGCATAAAGCTGCCGAGTTTCACCACCGGGTCACAGGTATTCAACCATGACGCGGCCGGTATTACGGCAAGTTACACGTTCAACGACAACGTGGCTCTGACAGGTTTCTGGGCACGTGCGTATAATGACAACCTTGGAGATGGCAATATCTTGGGCCACCATGTATGCAAACGCTTACCTTTGACGGCGTGA